Genomic segment of Mycolicibacterium psychrotolerans:
CGTCGAACAGCGTCGTGTGCGGTCCCGCGCCGTTGTGCAATGCCGCGACGATGTCCCCGTACGCAAACCTCTGGCGTGCCTGCAATTCCCACACCTGTGCCGAGATCTGATCGGCGAGTGCGGTCATGCACATTCTGCCGTCGACCGGAATCCGTAGCGGCAGCATGTTCACCATGCAGCCGACGGTCCGCAGTTCGTCTTCCCCTGACCGGTTCAAGAACGGTACGCCGATGACGATGTCGCCGCCACGATGTATCCGGCGCAGGTATTCGCCGATCGCCGCCGCGGTGAATGCGAAGATCGAGCGGCCGGTATCTCGCATACGTCCGGCGCTCTCGGCCGTCACGTGCATGGTCTGGTGCCCGCGCCGTCTGCTGCGAACCGAGCCGCCGCGCGCGAACAACGCCGGTTCCACGTCGAGGTACTTGTCGAGGAAGTACTGCCGGTCGGCCGCCCACTCCGGGGAGTGGCGGAATTCGCGATCGGCCCGGACGAAGTTCAGGTAGCTCGGCGCCTCGGGCTGGTCCGGTCGCCGGATGTGGTCGCCGAGGTCGGCGTCGCCCACATACTCGTTCAAGACTTCGCACAGCGCGAGATTGATCCCCCACGCGTCTGTCACGGCGTGATGGAAACACGCGTAGACCACGAACGAGTCGGGTCGATCGACGAGGACGGCGGCGCGGGTCAAAGGCCCGTCAGTGGGGAGGACGTGATCGTCGGCCTCGTCGATCCACCGCGCGCAGGCGGCCGCAGGATCGGGCTGGGCGGTGAAATCGGCGAACTCGAGTTCCGGCAATTCCGTCCCGACGTGCTGGACGATCTCGCCGCCAAGAAGCTCAAAACGCAGTCGCAGCGCGTCGTTGCGCATGCACGTTCGCCGGACACATTGGCGCATACGCTCGAGATTCACCGTGCCTGCCAGCCTTGCGTGGGCGACGATCTGGGCAATCGGCAGGTCCGGATATCGTGCGCCGATGGCGACGATGTCGCGTTGGCACCCGGCCAGAGGCCAGCGATCGAGCTCGACCCGGTCGCTGCCTTCTCCGTGGGCCTGGCGGAGATCCCCGTCGAGTGCATCCGCGAGGTACCGGGCCAGCGCCGCCGGTGTCGGATTCTCGAAGACAGCGGTGGTCGACAACTTGACGCCGGTCGCAGATTTCAGCCGGTTCCGAAGCTCGACCGCGCCCAGTGAGTCGAAGCCGAGCACCTTGAACTCCTGGTCGGCGCCGACCGCGTCCCGGGACTCGTGCCCGAGCACCGCGGCTGCGTTGGCGCGCACCACGTCGAGGAGTTCGTGTTCACGATCGGAGGTACTCATCGCGCTGAGGCGCTGTCGAAGGTCACCCGACGATTCCCCGCCGACGGCTGCCGCGGCCGTACGTCGCACGGGGCGAATCAGGCTGCGGAACATCGGTGCCACGCCAGCTGCGACCGAGTGAGACCGGACGGCGTTGAGGTCGAACCGTGCCGGTATCAGGAGCGAAGGTCCCTGCCGGAGCGCTGCATCGAAGAGTGCGAGCCCATCTGCCGAGGACATCGCGATGTACCCGCTGCGGCTCATGCGCGAACGATCGCGCACGTCCAGATGCCCTGTCATCCCGGTCGCCTGCCCCCACCATCCCCATGCCATGGCCACGCCCGGAAGGCCCTGCTGCCGCCGATGCTGTGCGAGCGCATCGAGGAATGCGTTGGCGGCCGCGTAATTCGCCTGGCCCGGTGACCCGAGAACCCCTGCTGCCGAGGAGAACAACACGAACATCGACAGATCCGCGGATGCGGTCAGTTCGTGAAGGTTCCACGCGGCGTCGACCTTCGGACGCAGCACCGAGTCCAGGCGGTGAGGCGTCTGCGCGGTGAACACCGCGTCATCGAGCACTCCGGCGGCATGAACGACGGCGGTCAACGGATGGTCGGCCGATATCCCGGACAAAAGGACCTGTAGTGAGTCGCGGTCCGATGCGTCACATGATTCGACCTGTACGGAAGCGCCGAGCTCGGCGAGCTCCGATTCGATCGCAGCGGCGCCCTCGGCGGCCCGCCCCTGTCGGCTGATGAGCAACAGATTGCGCGCACCGTGGCGGGTCACCAGATGCCGGGCGATCAACACGCCGAGCACGCCCGTCCCGCCCGTGATCAACACCGTGCCCTCGTGATCGAGCGGCGGCGGCACGATGAGCGACAACTTGCCGACGTGGCGTGCGCGGCCGAGGAATCGGAAGGCGTCCGCCGCCTGTCGGATGTCCCAGGACCTAACGGGAAGTGGCCGCAGATCACCCGCCTCGAAGAGCTCTACCAGCTCCCCGAGCATTTCGCTCAGGAGGTGTGGAGCGACATCGTCGACGAGATCGAACGCGCGGTACACAACACCCGGGTGTTCCGTCGCGATATCGCGCTGTCCACGGATGTCTGCTTTGCCTAGCTCGATGAACCGTCCACCGCCGGCCATCAGCCGCAACGATGCATCGACGAATTCCTCTTTGAGGCAGTTGATCACGACGTCCATGCCCACACCGTTGGTGACCTCTGAAAACTTGCGCTCGAAGTCGAGGGTGCGCGAGTTCGCGATGTGATCGTCGTCGAAGCCCATGTTGCGCAGGGTCTCCCATTTGCCAGGGCTGGCAGTCGCGAACACTTCCGCACCCCAGTGGCGGGCCAGCTGGACCGCAGCCATGCCGACACCGCCGGTGGCGGCGTGTATCAGCACGCGCTCGCCCGCGCTGACGCGCGCCGCATGCGCCAACGCGTAGTACGAGGTCAGGAAGACTGCAGGCACCGTTGCCGCCTGTGCAAGAGACCAATTTGTGGGAATGTGGGTGATTCTCCAGTGATCCACGACCACAACGGGTCCCGCTCCGAAGAATTGACCCATTACACGGTCGCCCGGCACGAACTCGAGCACGTCGTCGGCGACCTCCAGGATGACACCGGCCCCTTCGAGGCCGACGTCGTGATCCGACGGGTGCCCCAGGGCGGTCAGCACATCGTGGAAATTCACGCCGCAACACCGCAGGCCCAGTCGCACCTGACCCGGTTTCAGGGGCATCGAAGCATCCGGACATGGACGCAGCGCAAAGTTGTGTGCATCCAGCGTGCCTTCGCCTAGGGTGGCAAGCTGCCAGGTGCCTGTCTCGAACAGCTCAGCCCCGTCGATGCGACCGGTGCGAATCAGGCGAGGGGCCAAGCATGCACCATCGCGCACCGCGAGCTGGGGTTCGTCCATGCCCCTGATCTCGGTGACAGCGTGATCGGCGCTGGCGCAGTCGTCGAGGTCTGCCACAACGATACGGCCGGGGTTCTCGGTCTGCGCGCTCCGCAACAAGCCCCACACGGCGGCCTGGCCGAGATCTGTCACGTCTTCCGACGAGTCGACTGCGATCGCCCCACGCGTCAGCACCACCAGGCGTGTGCTGTCGTCGTGAGCATCGCTGGACAGCCAATTCTGTACCCGATCCAACACGTCCGCCAGGATCCGGTGTGTGCCCTCCGGCACCGTGACGTTCTCGGCGGCAAGGGACGGGCAACGCAGCACGGTAATCTCACGCGTGGCGACTTTTTGGGCGGGTGTGACCGCGGGGCTGCCGGCGCAGCTGTCGATGCGCGGTAAGGCGACCCAATCCACTGTGTAGACGCCGTCGTCGGTATCTGCGCTCTGGAGCAGCTGACGCGTCGAAATACTCAGGAGAGCAAGTGATTCGATACGGCCAATCGGTGTGCCGCCGCCGTCCATCAGGGTGATCGCGACCCGGTCGTCACCGACGCGCGTGATGTGTGCGCGTAACCGGCTCGAGCCTACGGCATGCAGCGACACGCCGTCCCATTCAAACGGCAACCTCGTCAGCTCCGATTCTGCGAGGACGCCACCGGCGGCAATGCCGTGCAGGACCGCGTCGAGCAGCACCGGATGCAGGGCGAATCTGCCCGCATCGGGTGCCAGCCCTGCCGGCAGCGCCGCTTCGACGAAGACCTCGGTGCCGCGGCACCATACCGACTGCAGCCCGCGGAACGCCGGACCGTAGTCGTAACCACATTCGGCCAATCTGGGGTAGACCGTCGCGATGTCGACCGATGTCGCATCCTGCGGCGGCCACCGGGTCAAGTGTTGCTCGTCGGGGGCTGAGTCGCCGGACGGGGCCAGTGATCCCTCGGCGTTGCGCGTCCACGCCCGCTCGGCGCCATCGTCGACGCGCGAGTAGATGCGGACCTGGCGATCGCCGGACTCGCGCCAACCGCCGACGACCACCTGTATAACGACACCGCCGTGTTCGTCGATGATCATCGGCGCCTGAAGTACCAGCTCGCTCACCTGCGGGCACCCCGCTTGCTCGCCCGCATGCAGCGCCAGCTCCACCATCGCCGCTCCCGGCGCGAGCACCACGCCGTGCACCTTGTGGTCCGCGAGCCACGGATGGGACGCGAGCGACAGCCGACCTGTGATGATGATGTCATCCGAATCCGCGCTGGCCACAACGGCTCCGAGTAACGGATGCTCGGCGGTACCGACGCCGAGGCTGCTCGCGACGATGGAACCGGTTCCCGGGTTCATCCAATAGCGCTTGCGCTGAAACGCGTAGGTGGGTAGGTCGACCCGGTGCGCGCCGGTACCGTCGAACATCCCCTCCCAGTCCGTTGCCGTCCCGTGGACGTGGGCGTGGGCGGCCGCGAGCAGGAACCTGTGCATGCCACCTTCATTGCGACGCAACGTTGCGGCGACAGTGCATTCCTCGACGCAGTCCTCCAGCGATTCCTCGATGGCGGTGGTCAGCACCGGATGGGGGCTGACTTCCAGGAACGTGCGATGGCCGTGGTCATACGACCATCGGAGCGCCGGTGCGAACAGCACCGGTTGACGCAGGTTGGTGAACCAGTAGTCGCCGTCGAGGATCTGCGTGTCGAGTTCTCTGCCGCTGACCGCAGAGATGAACGTGGTCTCACTCGTCCGTGGCTGCAGCCCGGAGAGCGACTCCCGCAGCGTTTCACGCAACGTCTCGACGTCGGGCGAATGCGACGCATAGTCAACGGGGATCCGGGTTGCGGGCACCTCCTCTCGTTCACACACGGCCATCAGTTTGTCCAGAGCCGTCACACGCCCCGTGACAACCGTCGAGGACGGGCCATTATGCGCAGCAACGGAGATCGACCGGGGCCACGCGCGGATGAGCGTGTGGACTTCTTGTGCCGACCTGGCGATCGATGCCATGCCGCCGGTTCCCGCGATGGCGCGGATCGCCCTGCTGCGCAACGTGACGACTCTGGACGCGTCTCTGAGCGACAGGGCACCGGCAACATAGGCGGCGGCGATCTCGCCCTGTGAATGGCCCAGCACAGCGTCGGGCCGAATTCCGAGCGCACGCCATTGCGCGGCCAACGACACCATGACTGCGAACAACACGGGTTGCACTACGTCGACTCGGTTGAGATGGTCAGAATCGTGGCCGCCTCGTGCGACCTCGAGCAGCGACCAGTCGACGAACTCGGCGAAAGCTGCATCGCAGAGCCGCATCTGATCGGCGAACGCCGGCGCAGAATCCAGCAGCTCGGCCGCCATCCCCGGCCACTGCGAACCCTGACCGGGAAAGACGAAGACGGTTCCGCCCGTGGCAGCGGCCTCACCGGTAATTACATTCGGCGCAGGCATGCCGGAGGAGATCGCGGTCAGCCCACCCAGGAGGTCCTCACGGCCGGTTCCGACTACGACGGCGCGGTGGTCGAACAACGTCCGGGTGGTGATCAACGAGTACGCCATGTCGTGTGAATCCACGTCGGGATGCTGGTCGACGAAGCGCCGTAGTCGGTGCGCCTGCGCGGCCAACGCCGACGCTGTCTTCGCTGACAACACCCATGGCGTCGCCAGTGGACGCCGGTGCGCCGGTGCCACGGTCGCGGTCTCCGGTGGGTGCTGTTCGAGTACCACGTGGGCGTTGGTTCCGCTGAGGCCGAACGAGGACACCGCGGCCCGTCGCGGCCGGCCGGTCAGGTCGGGCCACGGGCATGCGCTCTCGACCACTCTGGTTGTCCCGGATGACCAATCCACCTGTGGTGTGGGCGAATCGAAGTTCAAGGTGGCGGGCACTGTCCCACTGTTCACCGCCGTCACGATTTTGATCACGCCGGCGACACCGGCAGCGTACTGCGTGTGTCCGATGTTCGACTTGACCGATCCGATCAACAGCGGGCGCGCCGCAGAGTGTGCTTCGCCATACGTCGCCTGCAACGCCCGCGCTTCGATGGGATCACCGATCCTGGTGCCCGTGCCGTGTGCCTCGACCACGTCGATGTCGGCCGCGGTCAGACACCCATCCAGCAGGGCCTGCGCAATCACCTGCTGCTGTGCTTGCCCGCTTGGGGCCGAGAGCACATCGGTGGCGCCGTCCTGCCCGACGGCGCTACCCCTGATCAGTGCCAGCACCGGATAGCCCTTACTTCGCGCGTGCGACAGCGTGGCCAACACCAGTATGCCGGCGCCTTCGGCGGCACCGAACCCGTCGGCGGCCGCGGCGAACGGCTTGGAGCGACCGTCCGCGGCCAGCGCGCCCTGCCGGCCCAAGCCGATGTAGACGCTCGGCGAGCACACCACGCTCACCCCACCTGCGAGGGCGAGGTCACATTCGCCCGACCGTAACGAGCGCACGGCGAGATGAATGGAAACCAGAGACGAGGAGCAGCCCGTGTCCACCGTCAATGCTTGGCCGCGCAGTCCGAATGTGTAGGCCAAGCGACCCGATGCGATGCATGTCGGGATGCCGGTGGCCAGATATCCGGCGTACCCCTCCGCCTCGTCATAGAGCCGGGGACCGTACTCCTGGGCGGCCGCGCCGATGAACACACCGGTGGCACTGCCGTGCAGGGAGATCGGATCGATTCCGGCGCGTTCCAATGCCTCCCAGGTCGTTTCCAGCAGCAGTCGCTGCTGCGGATCCATCGCGCGTGCTTCGCGCGGACTGATCCCGAAGAACGAAGCATCGAAATGAGCGACGTCGTCGACGAATGACCCCGCCCGCACGTATGTGGCACCCGGCGCGTCCGGATCGGGACCGCACAGCGCGGCGAGATTCCAGCCGCGATCAGCGGGAAACCCCGACACCGCATCGCGTTCCTCGGTCAGCAGTCGCCACAAGTCATCTGGGCTTTGCACCCCGCCGGGAAATCGACAGCCCATCCCGAGGATCGCGATGGGCTCGGTGCTGTGCTCAGACCCCTCCACCGCATGGCACACGTCTTCAGCGGCCATTGAGCACCTGGCTTTCGCTGCCCGATGGCCGCGACCAGGTGCCGTCCAGGTGATCCGTCACCGCGTGACCGTTCGGGACCGGCGACTTCTCCGCTACATGAACGAAGAAGTCTGACTCGTGCTCGTCATACGCCTCCTGGAAATCGCCGTACGTTCGTAAACCTTCGAAACCCGCCTCGCACAGCAACTGCCGAAGGTAGTCCTTCCGAAGCGGGAACATGTTCAGCGTGTAGTGAAGCCCCTCTGCGAAGGTGTATTTGAAGCGAGCGAGGCTCTCGTCCAGGTACTCGGGTTCCGCCGTGACCCGCTTTCCGCAGTAGTAGTACTTGTGCTTCGTGGTGAAGCCGTGGTCGAGCATCTCGTCGTAGTTCCGGTGGTCGACGATCAGGATGCCGTCATGTCGCAGCGCGGCGTAGAACTCCGCCAGTACCTTTCGGCGATCCTGTTCGCAGTGCAGATGGGTGAACGAGTTGCCGAGGCAGACGATGGCGTCGAACTTGCCGCGAATCGCCTGGTTGAGGCGGCGCCAATCTGCGTGCACGGTGTTGAGGATCAGGCCCTGTTTGGTGCCGTTGTCGAAAGCTTTGGCCAGCATGGCCGCCGAGCCGTCCAGACTGGTGACATGAAATCCGGCCGTCGACAGGCTGACCGAGTGGAACCCGGTACCGGTGGCGACATCGAGCACCGTCTTTTTGTTCGACGTGCGAAGGAGGTCGATGAAGAATTGGCCCTCAGACTGGGCGCGCGCTGGCCAATCGATCAACTCGTCCCACTTGTCGACGAACCCCTTGACGAACTCCCTGCGGTAGACGTCGGGGCCGCGATCATTCAGTTGGTCGACGTGATAGTGCTGCTCGGACGACTGCTGTTGCGGGCTGCCCGATACTCCTGAATTCGACATCGGCCACCGATTCCGATCTTCGTTGAAGCGTTTCCAGCCTGCGAAGATAGGGTCACTCGTTGAGGGGGCAGCGAATGCAGTAGAGCGGTACTGCAATCAAAGTCGAACCGACCCGAAACTACTGACGCGGGCGATCCGGCCGGCTGGGCTTCTAGGTCGGCTGGCCGTACACCGCGACCACCACGGTGCGGTCCAGGCGGTTCTCCGACCAGACGCCGATCTGGGTGTTGGCGCAGTTGCTCATGATCGCCATGTAGTCGGGCCGGTAATACCACTGGTTCAGGATCTCGATGCCGCTGATCGCCAGCGCCGGATTGATCGCGACGGTCTCCGAGACCGTGCCTACGAAGCCGGCCTTGTTGGCACGATCCTGCGCTGTGGAGCCGTCGGAGCCGATGTCGCCGTCGAGCGCGCGGTTGTTGAGCACGTCGTTGGTGTGCCACTGCGCGGCCAGCCGCAGCTGCGGGTTGATCTCGATCTCGGTGGCGCAGCCGTGCTGCTTCTGGATCGTGAACACATTGACGACGACGCTCTCGTTGAGGCGCCTGTTGTCGGCGTGCGCGGCCGGTGTCCCCACGATCGCGCCCGCCACCAGCACCGCGACAGGTAGCGCGCGCACGATCGAGACAGCGGTCACAGCCGGGAGACTACGCGACCTCGTCGACGACCGAGTGTGGAGCGGGCATATTCGTCTCGGCCGCCGGTGCCGCGGCGCGGGTGTCCCACCAGTTCTCCGGCTGATGGATCGCCCAGCCGTTGATGGCTTCGAGGGCGGCGGCCAACGACACCAGCAGCGGTTCGCTGTTGGCCGGACCCATCAGTTGCACGCCGATCGGCAACCCGTCGGAGGTGAACCCCGCCGGCACGTTGATCGACGGCCAGCCGAGCAGATTCCACGGCCACGTGGCGGGGCAGGCGCGGATCATGGCCCGGTCGGTGGCCAGCCCGCTCAACCCGTCGAACGCGTCGACCCGTGGCGGGGGCAGCGCGGTGGTCGGCGCGAGCACCACGTCGGCGAGGTTGAAGATCCAGCCGATCCGCTGCCGGGTGGCCGCCTCGTGGGCGCGGGCCTTGCGCAGCACGTGCTCGGAGAGCAGCCGTCCCATCCGGGCGTTGGCCACTGTGCGCTCGTCCCAGACGACGCGGTGGCCCAGCCGGTCCACCCAGTGCGGGATCCCGGCCGTCGAGCGGGCCAGGAAATTCCACGACATCCGCAGGTCGTAGTCGGGGTCTGCGGTGACGATCGTGTGGCCGAGCTGTTCGAGTTGTCGCGCGACCGCCTCGAGCGCCGCGCGGATCTCCGGGTGCAGCGTCGCCCGGAACACGGTGAACGGAAACTTCGTCGACAGCGCGACCCGCAGCGGGCCCGGCGCGCGTGAGATGTGGTCGGACACCTGCACCGGCGGTGGCGTGTGCAGATCACCCGGGGCGTTGCCCGAGGCCGCGTCCAGCACCAGGGCGGCGTCGGACACCGTGCGGGCGAGCACCCCGTTGACCGTGATCCCGTTGAACGCCTCGGCCAGTGGCGACGTGGAGATCCGTCCGCGCTGCGGTTTGATGCCGACCAGATGCGTCCACGCGGCGGGGATGCGCACGCTGCCCGCCCCGTCGGACCCGATCGCCGCGGCCACCAGACCCGCCGCGACGGCCGCGGCGCTGCCGCCCGACGATCCGCCCGGGGTGTGCTCACGCGACCACGGATTGCGGGTGTGCCCGAACGCCGGCCCGCTGGTGAACGGCCACTGGCCCAGCTCACAGGTGTTGGTCTTGCCGACGATCACCGCGCCGGCGGCGCGCAGGCGCCGCACCACCTCGGCGTCGGCGGCGGCCTCGGCCACCTCACCGTCGGCGCCGAACCGGGTCGGCACGCCGGCGACGTCGACGTCGTCCTTGACCGCGATCGGGATGCCGAGCAGGGGGAGAGTCGAATTGGTCTGTCCGGCAGCGCGTTTGCGATCAGCGGCGGCTGCCTCTGCGAGGGCGGAGTCGCGGAGCACCACGCGGAACGCGTTGAGGGTCGGCTGGCTCGCCTCGATCGCGTCGAGGGACCGGCGGACCAGGTCGACGGACGTCGTGCTGCCGCTGGCAAGGGCGAAGAGCTGGTTTCCCAGGGTGGGGAAGCGGGTGCGGGGAGAGGGAGTTGCGGCCATCACCGACCAGAGTATCGGCGCTGCGAACTCGGTTTCACCGACCAACAGTGGAAGACTGTCCGGATGCGTCTGTACCGGGACCGGGCGGTGGTGCTGCGTCAGCACAAGCTCGGTGAAGCCGACCGGATCGTGAGTCTGCTCACTCGCGATCACGGGCTGGTGCGCGCGGTGGCCAAGGGGGTACGGCGCACCCGCAGTAAGTTCGGGGCGCGGCTGGAACCGTTCGCGCACATCGATGTTCAGCTCTACCCGGGCCGCAATCTCGACATCGTCACCCAGGTGGCTGCGATCGACGCGTTCGCCTCGGACATCGTCAGCGACTACGGCCGCTACACCTGCGCCTGCGCGATGCTCGAGACCGCCGAGCGGATCGCCGGGGAGGAACACGCACCCGTGCCCGCCCTGCACCGGCTCACCGTGGCCGCGCTGCGCGCGGTGGCCGACGGTGCCCGCCCCCGCGAGCTCGTGCTCGACGCCTACCTGCTGCGCGCGATGGGGGTCGCGGGATGGGCGCCGGCGCTGACGGAGTGTGCCCGGTGCGCCGCCCCGGGACCGCACCGCGCTTTTCATGTCGCCGCGGGCGGCAGCGTGTGCGTGCACTGCCGGCCGTCGGGCTCGGTGACTCCGCCCCAGGGGGTGATCGATCTGATGGCGGCACTGTACGAGGGCGACTGGGAGCACGCCCAGACGTCCACCGCGCCGCACCGCAGCCAGGCCAGCGGACTGGTGGCCGCGCACCTGCAGTGGCATTTGGAACGGCAGTTGCGAACTCTGCCCCTCGTGGAGCGGGTGGACCGGAAGAGCGGGCAGACCATCAGGCAGGATGTGGCGCATGGCAACGGAACGGACCGGGAGGCGGAAGGGCAAGAACAGCTACCCTCAGCTGCCCCCGGCGCCTGACGACTATCCGACGTTCCCGGACAAGTCCACCTGGCCGGTGATCTTCCCGGAGTTGCCGCCAAGGACCAACGGCAAGTTCGCCCGCCCGCCGCAACACACCTCCAAGGCCTCGGCGCCGCAGATCCCGGCCGACCAGGTCCCCCAGCACGTCGCGGTGGTGATGGACGGCAACGGACGGTGGGCCACCCAGCGCGGGCTCGGCCGCACCGAGGGGCACAAGATGGGCGAAGCGGTGCTCATCGACATCACCTGCGGAGCGATCGAGCTCGG
This window contains:
- a CDS encoding type I polyketide synthase; this encodes MAAEDVCHAVEGSEHSTEPIAILGMGCRFPGGVQSPDDLWRLLTEERDAVSGFPADRGWNLAALCGPDPDAPGATYVRAGSFVDDVAHFDASFFGISPREARAMDPQQRLLLETTWEALERAGIDPISLHGSATGVFIGAAAQEYGPRLYDEAEGYAGYLATGIPTCIASGRLAYTFGLRGQALTVDTGCSSSLVSIHLAVRSLRSGECDLALAGGVSVVCSPSVYIGLGRQGALAADGRSKPFAAAADGFGAAEGAGILVLATLSHARSKGYPVLALIRGSAVGQDGATDVLSAPSGQAQQQVIAQALLDGCLTAADIDVVEAHGTGTRIGDPIEARALQATYGEAHSAARPLLIGSVKSNIGHTQYAAGVAGVIKIVTAVNSGTVPATLNFDSPTPQVDWSSGTTRVVESACPWPDLTGRPRRAAVSSFGLSGTNAHVVLEQHPPETATVAPAHRRPLATPWVLSAKTASALAAQAHRLRRFVDQHPDVDSHDMAYSLITTRTLFDHRAVVVGTGREDLLGGLTAISSGMPAPNVITGEAAATGGTVFVFPGQGSQWPGMAAELLDSAPAFADQMRLCDAAFAEFVDWSLLEVARGGHDSDHLNRVDVVQPVLFAVMVSLAAQWRALGIRPDAVLGHSQGEIAAAYVAGALSLRDASRVVTLRSRAIRAIAGTGGMASIARSAQEVHTLIRAWPRSISVAAHNGPSSTVVTGRVTALDKLMAVCEREEVPATRIPVDYASHSPDVETLRETLRESLSGLQPRTSETTFISAVSGRELDTQILDGDYWFTNLRQPVLFAPALRWSYDHGHRTFLEVSPHPVLTTAIEESLEDCVEECTVAATLRRNEGGMHRFLLAAAHAHVHGTATDWEGMFDGTGAHRVDLPTYAFQRKRYWMNPGTGSIVASSLGVGTAEHPLLGAVVASADSDDIIITGRLSLASHPWLADHKVHGVVLAPGAAMVELALHAGEQAGCPQVSELVLQAPMIIDEHGGVVIQVVVGGWRESGDRQVRIYSRVDDGAERAWTRNAEGSLAPSGDSAPDEQHLTRWPPQDATSVDIATVYPRLAECGYDYGPAFRGLQSVWCRGTEVFVEAALPAGLAPDAGRFALHPVLLDAVLHGIAAGGVLAESELTRLPFEWDGVSLHAVGSSRLRAHITRVGDDRVAITLMDGGGTPIGRIESLALLSISTRQLLQSADTDDGVYTVDWVALPRIDSCAGSPAVTPAQKVATREITVLRCPSLAAENVTVPEGTHRILADVLDRVQNWLSSDAHDDSTRLVVLTRGAIAVDSSEDVTDLGQAAVWGLLRSAQTENPGRIVVADLDDCASADHAVTEIRGMDEPQLAVRDGACLAPRLIRTGRIDGAELFETGTWQLATLGEGTLDAHNFALRPCPDASMPLKPGQVRLGLRCCGVNFHDVLTALGHPSDHDVGLEGAGVILEVADDVLEFVPGDRVMGQFFGAGPVVVVDHWRITHIPTNWSLAQAATVPAVFLTSYYALAHAARVSAGERVLIHAATGGVGMAAVQLARHWGAEVFATASPGKWETLRNMGFDDDHIANSRTLDFERKFSEVTNGVGMDVVINCLKEEFVDASLRLMAGGGRFIELGKADIRGQRDIATEHPGVVYRAFDLVDDVAPHLLSEMLGELVELFEAGDLRPLPVRSWDIRQAADAFRFLGRARHVGKLSLIVPPPLDHEGTVLITGGTGVLGVLIARHLVTRHGARNLLLISRQGRAAEGAAAIESELAELGASVQVESCDASDRDSLQVLLSGISADHPLTAVVHAAGVLDDAVFTAQTPHRLDSVLRPKVDAAWNLHELTASADLSMFVLFSSAAGVLGSPGQANYAAANAFLDALAQHRRQQGLPGVAMAWGWWGQATGMTGHLDVRDRSRMSRSGYIAMSSADGLALFDAALRQGPSLLIPARFDLNAVRSHSVAAGVAPMFRSLIRPVRRTAAAAVGGESSGDLRQRLSAMSTSDREHELLDVVRANAAAVLGHESRDAVGADQEFKVLGFDSLGAVELRNRLKSATGVKLSTTAVFENPTPAALARYLADALDGDLRQAHGEGSDRVELDRWPLAGCQRDIVAIGARYPDLPIAQIVAHARLAGTVNLERMRQCVRRTCMRNDALRLRFELLGGEIVQHVGTELPELEFADFTAQPDPAAACARWIDEADDHVLPTDGPLTRAAVLVDRPDSFVVYACFHHAVTDAWGINLALCEVLNEYVGDADLGDHIRRPDQPEAPSYLNFVRADREFRHSPEWAADRQYFLDKYLDVEPALFARGGSVRSRRRGHQTMHVTAESAGRMRDTGRSIFAFTAAAIGEYLRRIHRGGDIVIGVPFLNRSGEDELRTVGCMVNMLPLRIPVDGRMCMTALADQISAQVWELQARQRFAYGDIVAALHNGAGPHTTLFDVTYSYLTVPDFEDAEMIWRDSSLLASGYSLDAVNIVVRDHERDGSLEVDLFYACDVFDTDYQFADAMRHVLTLITNALDVPEMPLGDVDMLSAADRAVLQMFSRGGPIGV
- a CDS encoding glycine/sarcosine N-methyltransferase, which produces MQYRSTAFAAPSTSDPIFAGWKRFNEDRNRWPMSNSGVSGSPQQQSSEQHYHVDQLNDRGPDVYRREFVKGFVDKWDELIDWPARAQSEGQFFIDLLRTSNKKTVLDVATGTGFHSVSLSTAGFHVTSLDGSAAMLAKAFDNGTKQGLILNTVHADWRRLNQAIRGKFDAIVCLGNSFTHLHCEQDRRKVLAEFYAALRHDGILIVDHRNYDEMLDHGFTTKHKYYYCGKRVTAEPEYLDESLARFKYTFAEGLHYTLNMFPLRKDYLRQLLCEAGFEGLRTYGDFQEAYDEHESDFFVHVAEKSPVPNGHAVTDHLDGTWSRPSGSESQVLNGR
- a CDS encoding CAP domain-containing protein → MTAVSIVRALPVAVLVAGAIVGTPAAHADNRRLNESVVVNVFTIQKQHGCATEIEINPQLRLAAQWHTNDVLNNRALDGDIGSDGSTAQDRANKAGFVGTVSETVAINPALAISGIEILNQWYYRPDYMAIMSNCANTQIGVWSENRLDRTVVVAVYGQPT
- a CDS encoding amidase, with product MAATPSPRTRFPTLGNQLFALASGSTTSVDLVRRSLDAIEASQPTLNAFRVVLRDSALAEAAAADRKRAAGQTNSTLPLLGIPIAVKDDVDVAGVPTRFGADGEVAEAAADAEVVRRLRAAGAVIVGKTNTCELGQWPFTSGPAFGHTRNPWSREHTPGGSSGGSAAAVAAGLVAAAIGSDGAGSVRIPAAWTHLVGIKPQRGRISTSPLAEAFNGITVNGVLARTVSDAALVLDAASGNAPGDLHTPPPVQVSDHISRAPGPLRVALSTKFPFTVFRATLHPEIRAALEAVARQLEQLGHTIVTADPDYDLRMSWNFLARSTAGIPHWVDRLGHRVVWDERTVANARMGRLLSEHVLRKARAHEAATRQRIGWIFNLADVVLAPTTALPPPRVDAFDGLSGLATDRAMIRACPATWPWNLLGWPSINVPAGFTSDGLPIGVQLMGPANSEPLLVSLAAALEAINGWAIHQPENWWDTRAAAPAAETNMPAPHSVVDEVA
- the recO gene encoding DNA repair protein RecO translates to MRLYRDRAVVLRQHKLGEADRIVSLLTRDHGLVRAVAKGVRRTRSKFGARLEPFAHIDVQLYPGRNLDIVTQVAAIDAFASDIVSDYGRYTCACAMLETAERIAGEEHAPVPALHRLTVAALRAVADGARPRELVLDAYLLRAMGVAGWAPALTECARCAAPGPHRAFHVAAGGSVCVHCRPSGSVTPPQGVIDLMAALYEGDWEHAQTSTAPHRSQASGLVAAHLQWHLERQLRTLPLVERVDRKSGQTIRQDVAHGNGTDREAEGQEQLPSAAPGA